Proteins from a single region of Thermococcus sp. CX2:
- the metG gene encoding methionine--tRNA ligase: MVRYMVTSALPYANGPIHAGHLAGAYLPADIFVRYLRLKGEEVIFISGTDEHGTPITFRALKEGRSPREIVDYYHEHIKTTFERAKISFDYFGRTELPVHYRISQEFFLKALENGHLVKKVSKQAYCEHDKMFLPDRYVIGTCPYCGAENQRGDQCEVCGHPLTPEELINPRCNICGNPITFKDSAHYYIKMQDFAEKLKEWVQSQEHWKPNVRNTVLGWIDEGLEERAITRDLNWGIPVPLDDEDVKGKVLYVWFEAPIGYISITVEHLKREGKEDEWKKFWLNLDGQTKVIHFIGKDNIPFHAIFWPAFLMAYGKYQDGETEAEWLLPYDIPANEYLNLEGKKFSTSRNWAIWVHEFLDAFPADYLRYYLTAIMPETRDSDFSFADFKTKINEELVNNLGNFVHRALTFVNRYFDGVVPERGELDDLDRQAFEEIEATFRETGELISQYRFKDALRRVMELAIFGNRYFDYQKPWKTAKEDRERTATTVNVSLQIVKTLGILLEPFLPDASEKIWHLLNLEETKRWEFTEIPAGHRVRRAEILFRKVTDEDIIFFIVNYVARGNPESARLLLDKYYRTDDVVKVALERFGEKRRDEAMAILKSIYGERLEKKAKKEKKKEGGKVEYVKFEDFMKLDLRVGKIIEVQDHPNADKLYVVKVDLGDEVRQLVAGLKKYYSKDNLLNRYVVIIANLEPKKLRGIESQGMLLAADDGENVALLMPDKEIKLGARIR; the protein is encoded by the coding sequence ATGGTCAGGTACATGGTGACTTCCGCTCTTCCCTACGCCAACGGGCCGATTCATGCTGGACACCTTGCTGGAGCGTATCTGCCTGCGGACATATTCGTCCGCTATCTGAGGCTCAAGGGGGAGGAAGTGATTTTCATCAGCGGAACCGATGAACACGGGACACCAATAACCTTCCGAGCGCTCAAAGAGGGGAGAAGCCCGAGGGAGATAGTCGACTACTACCACGAGCACATCAAAACGACCTTTGAGAGGGCCAAGATAAGCTTCGACTACTTTGGCAGAACTGAACTGCCGGTCCACTACCGCATAAGCCAGGAGTTCTTCCTGAAGGCCCTCGAAAACGGCCACCTCGTTAAAAAGGTGAGCAAGCAGGCCTACTGTGAGCACGACAAGATGTTTCTCCCAGACAGGTACGTCATAGGCACGTGCCCCTACTGCGGTGCCGAGAACCAGAGGGGAGACCAGTGTGAGGTCTGCGGCCACCCGCTCACGCCGGAAGAGCTCATAAACCCGCGCTGCAACATCTGTGGCAATCCAATAACCTTCAAGGACTCTGCCCACTACTATATCAAGATGCAGGACTTCGCAGAAAAGCTGAAGGAGTGGGTCCAAAGCCAGGAGCACTGGAAGCCGAACGTCAGAAACACCGTCCTTGGCTGGATTGACGAGGGGCTTGAGGAGAGGGCCATAACAAGGGACTTGAACTGGGGCATTCCAGTGCCGCTCGACGACGAGGACGTCAAGGGCAAGGTTCTCTACGTCTGGTTTGAAGCGCCGATAGGGTACATCAGCATAACCGTCGAGCACCTCAAGAGGGAAGGCAAAGAGGATGAGTGGAAGAAGTTCTGGCTCAACCTTGACGGACAAACAAAGGTCATCCACTTCATCGGCAAGGACAACATACCCTTCCACGCGATATTCTGGCCGGCTTTCCTGATGGCCTACGGCAAGTACCAGGACGGAGAGACCGAGGCCGAGTGGCTCCTTCCGTACGACATCCCCGCCAACGAGTACCTCAACCTGGAAGGCAAGAAGTTCTCAACGAGCAGGAACTGGGCCATCTGGGTGCACGAGTTCCTCGACGCCTTCCCGGCTGACTACCTCCGCTATTACCTCACCGCCATAATGCCCGAGACGAGGGACAGCGACTTCAGCTTCGCCGACTTCAAGACAAAGATTAACGAGGAGCTGGTGAACAACCTCGGAAACTTCGTGCACAGGGCTTTGACCTTCGTCAACCGCTACTTCGACGGCGTCGTTCCCGAAAGGGGCGAGCTTGATGATCTGGACAGGCAGGCCTTCGAGGAGATTGAAGCTACCTTCAGAGAAACCGGTGAGCTGATAAGTCAGTACCGCTTCAAAGATGCTCTCAGGCGCGTAATGGAGCTGGCAATCTTCGGCAACCGCTACTTCGACTACCAGAAGCCATGGAAGACTGCCAAGGAAGACCGCGAGAGGACGGCAACGACCGTAAACGTCTCCCTCCAGATCGTCAAGACCCTTGGAATACTCCTGGAGCCGTTCCTTCCGGATGCGAGCGAGAAGATATGGCACCTGCTCAACCTCGAGGAGACCAAGCGCTGGGAGTTCACCGAGATTCCAGCTGGCCACAGGGTTAGGAGGGCCGAGATTCTCTTCAGGAAGGTCACCGACGAGGACATAATATTCTTCATCGTGAACTACGTAGCCAGGGGCAACCCTGAGAGCGCAAGGCTGCTCCTCGACAAGTACTACAGGACGGACGATGTAGTTAAGGTTGCCCTCGAGAGGTTCGGTGAGAAGCGTAGAGATGAGGCCATGGCAATCCTTAAGAGCATATACGGCGAGAGGCTTGAGAAAAAGGCCAAAAAGGAGAAGAAAAAGGAGGGTGGAAAAGTGGAGTACGTCAAGTTCGAGGACTTCATGAAGCTCGACTTGAGGGTTGGGAAGATTATTGAGGTACAGGACCACCCGAACGCCGACAAGCTCTACGTGGTAAAGGTTGACCTCGGTGACGAGGTCAGGCAGCTCGTCGCTGGACTCAAGAAGTACTACAGCAAGGACAACCTCCTCAACCGCTACGTCGTCATCATAGCCAACCTTGAGCCCAAGAAGCTCAGAGGAATAGAGAGCCAGGGAATGCTGCTGGCAGCGGACGACGGCGAGAACGTTGCACTGCTCATGCCAGACAAGGAGATAAAGCTGGGAGCAAGGATAAGGTGA
- a CDS encoding helix-turn-helix domain-containing protein, with translation MERKSLVIFMITALILVPVVSGEYTVSSLVLTVYEDGYVKVEYELLPADYASQIEVSLLGEHYENLFVEDENGNPLNFRLDNGSLLIYSEDAQVVRVSYYTPDLTSKDGIVWTLKVSSESPFTVVIPENAIVVDLSDIPLEIAGNSITMPPGNQSVSYTLQYTGTSEENSPNYLPIALFVGVAAVGGIAAYLLRRRGSGGMGRPKLTREEFEKKLEGLELNDEEKRALLYIFDKGGRASQAEVREAIGLPKTTAWRMFKRLERKGLVKVIKGRKENWVELRL, from the coding sequence ATGGAGAGGAAGTCGCTCGTGATATTCATGATAACGGCTCTCATTCTCGTTCCGGTGGTTAGTGGAGAGTATACCGTCTCGTCTCTGGTTCTGACCGTCTACGAGGACGGCTACGTTAAGGTTGAATACGAGCTCCTCCCCGCTGATTACGCCTCTCAAATTGAGGTTTCCCTCCTCGGAGAGCATTATGAGAACCTCTTTGTAGAGGATGAGAACGGGAACCCCCTGAACTTCCGGCTAGATAACGGCAGCCTTTTGATTTACTCAGAGGATGCCCAGGTCGTCAGGGTCTCCTATTATACTCCCGACTTAACATCCAAGGATGGCATTGTCTGGACGCTCAAGGTTTCGTCTGAGAGCCCTTTCACCGTGGTTATCCCAGAGAACGCCATAGTGGTTGACCTGAGCGACATTCCCCTCGAGATAGCGGGCAACTCCATAACTATGCCTCCAGGAAACCAGAGCGTCTCCTACACCCTCCAGTACACTGGAACTTCCGAGGAGAACTCGCCGAACTACCTCCCCATTGCTCTCTTCGTTGGTGTCGCCGCGGTTGGAGGTATAGCCGCATACCTCCTCAGAAGGAGAGGCAGCGGGGGAATGGGAAGACCTAAGCTCACGCGCGAGGAGTTCGAGAAGAAGCTTGAGGGACTCGAGCTAAACGATGAGGAAAAAAGGGCCCTGCTCTACATCTTCGACAAAGGCGGCAGAGCGAGTCAGGCGGAGGTGCGGGAGGCCATCGGACTTCCCAAAACTACTGCCTGGAGGATGTTCAAGCGCCTGGAGCGGAAGGGGCTGGTGAAGGTCATAAAAGGCAGAAAGGAAAACTGGGTGGAGCTCAGGCTCTGA
- a CDS encoding sulfite exporter TauE/SafE family protein — protein sequence MLKYLGYFAVGVFIGILAALFGLGGGFLIVPTLNLLGVEIHHAVGTSSAAVVFTSLSSALAYSRQKRIHYKIGLLLASTAVIGAYIGAWMTSFISAGTLKVIFGATLIIVAIRIYRKKTAEPTEVRLEDVEVDYRLVPIGGFFAGIASGLLGVGGGIINVPFLTWLGLPIHYAVATSSFAIVFTATAGAIKHYTLGNVELHWLVLLIPGLIVGAQLGARIAKRTKAKNLKNAFAVVMALLALRMILKGLGYPVP from the coding sequence TTGCTCAAATACCTTGGCTATTTCGCGGTTGGCGTGTTCATAGGAATCCTCGCGGCCCTCTTCGGCCTCGGTGGGGGCTTTCTGATAGTGCCGACGCTTAACCTGCTTGGGGTTGAGATACACCACGCGGTGGGAACTTCCTCCGCCGCGGTTGTTTTTACCTCACTGAGCTCTGCCCTCGCATACTCTAGGCAGAAGAGGATACACTACAAGATTGGCCTTCTGCTCGCTAGCACCGCAGTGATTGGAGCATACATCGGGGCCTGGATGACGAGCTTCATAAGCGCTGGAACGCTTAAGGTCATCTTTGGAGCAACGCTCATCATAGTCGCAATCAGGATTTACCGCAAGAAAACGGCGGAGCCAACGGAAGTAAGGCTTGAAGACGTGGAGGTTGACTACAGGCTCGTCCCAATCGGCGGCTTTTTCGCTGGAATAGCGAGTGGCCTGCTCGGCGTCGGAGGAGGGATAATCAACGTGCCCTTCCTGACGTGGCTCGGTCTCCCGATACACTACGCGGTGGCCACTTCCAGCTTCGCCATAGTCTTCACCGCCACGGCTGGTGCCATAAAGCACTACACCCTGGGGAACGTCGAGCTTCACTGGCTCGTTCTCCTCATTCCGGGCTTGATAGTCGGCGCCCAGCTCGGGGCAAGGATTGCCAAGAGAACCAAGGCGAAGAACCTGAAGAACGCCTTCGCGGTCGTCATGGCTCTGCTTGCCCTGAGGATGATTCTGAAGGGGCTGGGTTATCCTGTGCCGTGA
- a CDS encoding M42 family metallopeptidase encodes MLVEELREITAIPGISGYEENVREKLMEWLEPYVDCTVDTIGNLIVELGEGELKAIFMAHMDEIGLLITGITPDGKLRFRKIGGIDDRLLYGRHVDVITESGKLDGVIGALPVHLNLERKFDTVPWNRLTIDIGAESKEEALEMGVKVLDYAVFKKHFAVLNNRYVSTRSLDDRFGVVALVEAIKDLVDHDLNGRFIFAFTVQEEIGLKGAKFLAEHYSPKYAFAIDSFACCSELTGDVKLGGGALIRAVDNSAIYTRRLARKVWEIAEKNDIPIQIGVTGGGTDASVFQSKSEVLALSVPIKYLHSEVETLHLGDLEALIKLIEAIAFEL; translated from the coding sequence ATGCTCGTTGAAGAGCTGAGGGAGATAACCGCCATACCAGGTATTTCCGGCTACGAGGAGAATGTTAGGGAGAAGCTCATGGAATGGCTTGAGCCCTACGTGGACTGCACCGTGGACACTATCGGAAACCTCATCGTAGAGCTGGGCGAGGGTGAGCTCAAGGCCATCTTCATGGCCCACATGGACGAGATTGGGCTTCTGATTACGGGCATAACCCCCGATGGGAAGCTCCGCTTCAGGAAAATCGGTGGAATAGACGACCGCCTCCTCTACGGCAGGCACGTGGATGTAATCACCGAGAGCGGGAAGCTCGACGGCGTTATAGGGGCTTTGCCAGTCCACCTGAACCTTGAGAGGAAGTTCGATACGGTTCCATGGAACAGGCTCACCATTGACATCGGAGCGGAGAGCAAGGAGGAAGCCCTCGAGATGGGAGTCAAGGTTCTGGACTATGCGGTCTTCAAGAAGCACTTCGCGGTGCTCAACAACCGCTACGTCTCGACCCGCTCCTTGGACGACCGCTTCGGTGTGGTTGCCCTCGTTGAGGCTATTAAGGACCTGGTCGACCACGACCTCAACGGCCGCTTCATCTTTGCCTTCACCGTCCAGGAGGAGATAGGCCTTAAGGGGGCCAAGTTCCTCGCGGAGCACTACTCTCCAAAGTACGCATTCGCCATCGATTCCTTCGCCTGCTGCTCCGAGCTGACTGGAGATGTGAAGCTCGGTGGCGGAGCGCTCATAAGGGCCGTGGACAACTCAGCGATTTACACTCGCAGGCTCGCTAGGAAGGTCTGGGAAATAGCGGAGAAGAACGATATACCTATTCAGATCGGTGTGACTGGAGGCGGAACAGACGCCTCTGTCTTCCAGAGCAAGAGCGAGGTTTTGGCCCTGAGCGTGCCCATAAAGTACCTCCACAGCGAGGTCGAGACGCTCCACTTGGGCGACCTTGAGGCACTGATAAAGCTCATAGAGGCGATAGCCTTCGAGCTGTAA
- a CDS encoding 2-hydroxyacid dehydrogenase: MRPKVGVLFKMKSKPLEELKKHADVELLLYPSVEELKEKIGEFDGIIVSPLNPIPREVIERAERLKVISCHSAGYDHVDVKAATERGIYVTKVSGVLSEAVAEFAVGLMIALLRKIAYTDRFIRAGKWESHTVIWSGFKDIETVYGKTVGILGMGAIGKAIARRVKALGTEVVYWSRSRKKDIEEEVNAKYLPLEEVLKSADIVVLALPATPETYHIINEERLKLMEGKYLVNIGRGSLVDEEALVKALKDGKLKGYATDVFEREPVTEHELFGMEWETVLTPHHAGLSREAMEDMGFRAVKNLLTVLRGEVPGDLVNREVLKVRPIEEVKML; this comes from the coding sequence AAAATGAAAAGCAAGCCTTTAGAGGAACTCAAAAAGCACGCAGACGTTGAGCTGCTCCTATATCCAAGTGTGGAGGAGCTCAAGGAGAAAATTGGGGAATTCGACGGGATAATTGTTTCCCCCTTAAACCCAATCCCGCGTGAAGTCATCGAGAGGGCCGAAAGGCTCAAAGTTATAAGCTGCCACTCCGCCGGCTACGACCACGTCGACGTGAAGGCCGCCACCGAGAGGGGAATATACGTCACAAAGGTTAGCGGTGTTCTAAGCGAGGCAGTCGCCGAGTTCGCCGTCGGGCTTATGATAGCCCTCCTCAGGAAGATAGCCTACACCGACAGGTTCATACGTGCTGGAAAGTGGGAGTCTCACACAGTAATATGGAGTGGCTTCAAGGACATTGAGACCGTTTACGGCAAAACCGTTGGGATACTCGGCATGGGGGCGATAGGGAAGGCCATAGCGAGGCGAGTCAAGGCGCTCGGCACGGAAGTGGTGTACTGGTCGCGCTCGAGGAAGAAAGACATCGAAGAAGAGGTTAACGCGAAGTACCTCCCGCTCGAGGAGGTTCTCAAGAGCGCTGACATCGTTGTTTTGGCCCTCCCTGCAACGCCGGAAACCTACCACATCATCAACGAGGAACGCCTAAAGCTCATGGAAGGGAAATACCTCGTCAACATCGGCCGCGGAAGCCTCGTGGATGAGGAGGCCCTCGTGAAGGCACTGAAAGACGGAAAGCTGAAGGGCTACGCCACGGACGTCTTCGAGAGGGAGCCCGTTACCGAGCACGAGCTCTTCGGCATGGAGTGGGAGACGGTTCTAACGCCGCACCACGCTGGTCTGAGCAGGGAAGCAATGGAGGACATGGGCTTTCGGGCTGTGAAGAACCTTCTCACCGTTCTCCGCGGTGAGGTTCCAGGAGACTTAGTTAATCGGGAGGTTCTAAAGGTCAGACCGATTGAGGAGGTAAAGATGCTCTGA